In Toxotes jaculatrix isolate fToxJac2 chromosome 11, fToxJac2.pri, whole genome shotgun sequence, a single genomic region encodes these proteins:
- the LOC121189227 gene encoding cytochrome P450 1B1, which translates to MDVTLERINPATTRALLLACVTLLLSVHLWRWLRQRSIPCPPGPLAWPVIGNAAQLGKAPHLYFARMAEKYGNIFQIKLGCRAVVVLNGNSIKQALVKQGPDFAGRPDFTSFQYISDGDSIAFGTTTDWWKVHRKVAQSTVRMFSTGNPQTKKTFEHHVLSEVKELLQLFMRKTHEKQFFQPMTYLVVSTANIMSAVCFGKRYTYEDEEFRQVVGRNDQFTQTVGAGSIVDVMPWLQYFPNPIKTIFDNFKRLNLEFSSFIRDKVIEHRKTIQSSTIRDMTDAFIVALDQLRDKTGVSVGKDYVSSTVGDIFGASQDTLSTALQWIILILVKYPDMQVRLQKEVDKVVDRSRLPSIEDQVRLPFIMAFIYEVMRFTSFVPLTIPHSTTTDTSIMGYIIPKNTVIFINQRSINHDPVIWSQPETFNPERFLDQNGALNKDLTSSVLIFSLGKRRCIGEELSKLHLFLFTALIAHQCHITPDPARPPKLDYNYGLTLKPHSFFIAVSPREHVTLLEADNRQVIDEEVKGEPSSDSQTKK; encoded by the exons ATGGATGTGACACTGGAGCGGATTAACCCTGCGACTACAAGAGCTCTGTTACTGGCATGTGTGACTCTGTTGCTCTCCGTCCACCTGTGGCGCTGGCTCCGGCAGCGCTCGATCCCCTGCCCGCCCGGTCCTCTCGCTTGGCCGGTCATCGGGAACGCCGCGCAGCTCGGCAAGGCACCGCACTTGTATTTTGCGCGCATGGCGGAGAAATACGGCAACATCTTCCAGATCAAACTCGGCTGTCGGGCCGTGGTGGTGCTCAACGGGAACTCCATCAAACAGGCGCTGGTAAAGCAGGGACCTGATTTTGCAGGCAGACCGGACTTCACCTCCTTCCAGTACATCTCCGACGGGGACAGCATCGCGTTTGGCACCACCACGGACTGGTGGAAGGTGCACCGCAAAGTGGCCCAGTCCACCGTGCGCATGTTTTCCACCGGGAACCCGCAGACCAAAAAGACATTTGAGCATCACGTCCTCAGCGAGgtcaaagagctgctgcagctatTTATGCGCAAAACGCACGAGAAACAGTTTTTCCAGCCCATGACATATCTCGTGGTGTCCACGGCGAACATAATGAGCGCGGTGTGCTTTGGGAAGAGGTACACCTATGAAGACGAGGAGTTTCGGCAGGTGGTGGGCAGGAACGACCAGTTCACCCAGACAGTTGGGGCAGGGAGCATAGTGGACGTGATGCCCTGGCTTCAGTACTTCCCAAACCCCATCAAAACCATATTTGACAACTTCAAGAGACTCAACTTGGAGTTCAGCAGTTTCATTCGAGATAAAGTCattgaacacagaaaaacaatccAGTCAAGCACCATCAGGGACATGACTGATGCTTTTATAGTGGCGCTGGACCAACTAAGAGATAAAACAGGAGTTTCAGTAGGGAAGGACTACGTGTCCTCCACTGTTGGGGATATATTTGGAGCAAGTCAAGACACACTGTCAACTGCACTGCAGTGGATCATCCTCATACTTGTCAA GTATCCTGACATGCAGGTACGTCTCCAGAAGGAGGTGGACAAGGTGGTGGACCGCAGCCGCCTCCCTTCCATCGAGGACCAGGTGCGGCTGCCTTTCATCATGGCCTTCATCTACGAGGTGATGCGCTTCACAAGCTTCGTCCCTCTGACCATCCCCCACTCCACCACCACAGACACCTCCATCATGGGTTACATCATACCAAAGAACACGGTCATCTTCATCAACCAGCGGTCCATCAACCACGACCCGGTCATATGGTCCCAGCCGGAGACCTTTAACCCCGAGCGTTTCCTGGACCAGAACGGAGCGCTGAACAAGGACCTGACCAGCAGCGTCCTCATCTTCTCCCTGGGCAAGCGACGTTGCATCGGCGAGGAGCTGTCCAAGCTGCATCTGTTCCTTTTCACGGCCCTTATCGCCCACCAGTGCCACATCACCCCAGACCCAGCCAGGCCGCCCAAGCTAGACTATAACTACGGCCTGACTCTGAAACCTCATTCCTTCTTCATAGCGGTGTCTCCACGTGAACATGTGACGCTGCTGGAAGCAGATAACAGGCAGGTCATCGACGAGGAGGTCAAAGGCGAGCCCTCATCAgactcacaaacaaaaaaatga